From the genome of Pseudomonas sp. AB6, one region includes:
- a CDS encoding HAMP domain-containing sensor histidine kinase, with protein MWSKWPLNVKIALFLILMQALLLGGSLLWLSNWIEQARLNELAERLDTQSDFIESLIMVENGRLVYRRHGEFAAELDHDPELYFAVYDEDGQLLFDSEGPQPEHRRALQHRLSTAQLGSDETRLIRLDQREWLLQIGHIIRELDGRKVLVDVRVAINAQPVLNSVAGLQRVLALVGIALLLLTSLGGFIVVSASTRNLRLFAHQLRLLKPPHFQGVPPPEPHSKEEMLLFDSYRQMEAEVRNALQNQRLFIANASHELKTPIAAVTSALQVILARRRPLEEYIATCEDVLAEMQTLKRLSIALLDLARLDANVEYTGLIDLITVTDPVVERWQRHAASRSITIQADISVYKPVDVPGTAELWEVMLGNLLDNAIKYSPDGATVVLSIHAYSQSEVKICVTDNGIGMSSEQLERLGQVFYRADDSRSNTDSFGLGFAHTKRIAEQLGVLLRVQSVPDNGTCVSLLVTQSTQ; from the coding sequence ATGTGGTCTAAATGGCCGCTAAACGTCAAAATCGCCCTGTTCTTAATCCTGATGCAAGCTCTGCTGCTGGGAGGAAGTCTGCTTTGGCTCTCAAATTGGATTGAGCAGGCTCGCCTGAACGAGTTAGCCGAGCGACTGGACACTCAGTCGGATTTTATTGAATCGTTGATCATGGTAGAGAATGGTCGTCTGGTGTATCGACGACATGGCGAGTTCGCCGCCGAGTTGGATCATGATCCCGAACTCTATTTCGCAGTCTACGACGAGGATGGCCAGCTGCTTTTTGATTCCGAAGGCCCGCAGCCGGAACATCGCCGAGCACTGCAACATCGATTGTCCACTGCTCAGCTGGGTTCAGATGAGACCCGGCTCATTCGATTGGATCAACGAGAGTGGTTGTTGCAAATTGGCCATATCATCCGCGAGCTAGACGGGCGCAAAGTGCTCGTGGATGTGCGCGTAGCGATCAACGCGCAACCCGTGCTCAATTCTGTCGCGGGCCTCCAAAGAGTCTTGGCATTAGTCGGGATAGCGCTTCTGTTGCTCACTTCATTAGGAGGCTTCATCGTCGTATCGGCGAGTACCAGGAATTTGCGGCTATTCGCTCATCAACTGCGATTGCTCAAGCCTCCACATTTCCAAGGGGTTCCGCCACCGGAGCCGCACAGTAAAGAAGAAATGCTGTTATTCGACAGCTACAGGCAAATGGAAGCGGAGGTGCGCAATGCGCTTCAGAACCAGCGATTATTTATTGCCAACGCCTCTCACGAGCTTAAAACACCTATTGCAGCGGTTACTTCTGCCTTACAAGTCATACTCGCACGTCGGCGCCCTCTGGAAGAATACATCGCCACTTGTGAGGATGTACTGGCGGAAATGCAAACGCTCAAGCGTTTGTCTATCGCGCTGCTGGACTTAGCTCGTTTGGACGCCAATGTGGAATACACCGGTTTAATAGATTTAATAACGGTGACCGATCCGGTAGTCGAACGCTGGCAACGCCATGCAGCCTCTCGCAGTATCACAATTCAGGCAGACATCAGTGTCTATAAGCCTGTGGATGTACCAGGAACGGCCGAACTCTGGGAAGTGATGCTGGGCAATCTTCTAGACAATGCAATCAAGTATTCACCCGATGGTGCAACCGTAGTGCTTTCGATTCACGCTTACTCTCAGAGCGAGGTGAAAATTTGCGTGACTGACAATGGCATTGGAATGTCTAGCGAACAATTGGAGCGGTTAGGGCAGGTCTTCTACCGAGCAGACGACTCCCGCTCCAACACCGACTCGTTCGGCCTTGGCTTCGCCCATACTAAGCGGATAGCCGAACAATTAGGTGTTCTGCTTAGGGTCCAAAGCGTTCCCGATAATGGGACATGTGTCAGTCTCTTAGTGACGCAATCTACCCAGTAA
- a CDS encoding response regulator transcription factor, with amino-acid sequence MKALLVEDNALLGKSVKRGLEEGGWIVDLATDGEEAQYLLQSSEYDLALFDWMLPKLSGLDLVRQLRAAGSELPVLMLTARGELADRVEGLERGADDYLVKPFDMPELIARVNALYRRAAGRGSSILRLGELSLELSSARVTRNGQVLELTGKEYDLLAALAAKPEQLLMRTALLGLLYPFDMEPDSNSLDVLLVRLRRKLSGSGVEIETVRGKGFILHVV; translated from the coding sequence ATGAAGGCGCTGCTGGTCGAAGACAATGCTCTGCTGGGAAAGAGCGTGAAGCGTGGTCTGGAGGAGGGTGGCTGGATCGTTGATTTGGCCACCGACGGCGAAGAAGCGCAGTACCTGTTGCAGTCGAGCGAATACGATTTGGCGCTGTTCGACTGGATGCTGCCCAAGCTCTCCGGCTTGGATCTGGTGCGCCAATTGCGCGCCGCCGGCAGCGAGTTGCCGGTGCTGATGCTGACCGCGCGCGGTGAGCTTGCCGACCGCGTAGAAGGTTTAGAGCGCGGTGCCGACGACTACCTAGTGAAGCCGTTCGACATGCCGGAGCTGATCGCCCGAGTGAACGCTCTTTATCGCCGCGCTGCCGGTCGTGGGTCATCCATCCTGAGGCTCGGCGAACTGAGCCTTGAGTTATCTAGCGCAAGGGTTACTCGAAACGGGCAGGTGTTGGAGCTGACCGGCAAGGAATACGACCTGTTGGCAGCACTTGCCGCCAAGCCAGAGCAGCTGTTGATGCGAACGGCTCTGCTGGGCCTGCTTTATCCATTTGACATGGAGCCCGATAGCAACAGTCTCGACGTGCTGCTCGTACGCCTGCGACGCAAGCTTTCTGGTTCCGGTGTAGAGATCGAGACCGTGCGTGGCAAAGGGTTCATTCTCCATGTGGTCTAA
- the arnT gene encoding lipid IV(A) 4-amino-4-deoxy-L-arabinosyltransferase — protein MSSTISTNRPIASAKPTEGLHALAYPALFIAFALFFIFPLGLHGLWVPDETRYAQAAQELLHSGNWVVPHFLGLRYFEKPIGGYWLIAIGQAVFGDNLFGARIASALTTGATVLLVYLLAQRIWNDPRKTWTACLLYMTFGLAAGQAGYSNIDPQLALWTTLSVASAWFGLEGRNARERGFGWVMLGVGCALGFMTKGFLAWLLPMIVVLPYAVLKGRWRVLLKGGTLAVLIAILLSLPWILAVNHRESDFWNFFFWNENIRRFSGNDAQHAAPFWFFLPILFAGTLPWPLLVIPSLKRAWAERSDRNIVFLALWFAMPFLFFSLSKGKLPTYILPCFTPFALLMANTLVDKLRQGDLRALRANGLFNVALGSLSLLSLIGLELVNPVFEGHTLRLVGAAVVCLVWALCGFLQWKRAAKHWYAPALAIWVLIAILPNSMPQVIVDNKMPDQFIAQHLEQLQGTKSLLSNSLGTASALAWRLNRTDVTLLDVEGELRYGLGYADAQDRRVLSKDVAEWLKKQMKLGSVGIVLKESDKADKEQLPSWLPDGAKLFRENNLLIVITP, from the coding sequence ATGTCTTCGACCATCTCGACAAACCGTCCAATAGCGTCGGCAAAGCCGACCGAGGGGCTGCATGCGCTGGCCTATCCGGCGCTCTTTATAGCCTTCGCGCTGTTCTTCATTTTCCCGCTGGGCCTCCATGGGCTTTGGGTACCCGATGAAACCCGTTATGCACAGGCGGCTCAGGAGTTGCTGCACAGTGGCAACTGGGTAGTGCCACACTTCTTGGGTCTGCGCTATTTCGAGAAACCAATCGGCGGCTACTGGTTAATCGCAATCGGCCAAGCGGTGTTTGGCGACAACCTGTTCGGCGCGCGAATAGCCTCGGCGCTGACCACCGGTGCGACAGTTCTACTGGTGTATTTATTGGCCCAGCGGATATGGAATGATCCACGCAAAACCTGGACCGCCTGTCTGCTGTATATGACATTTGGCCTTGCCGCCGGACAGGCCGGTTACTCCAACATCGACCCGCAATTGGCGCTGTGGACCACTCTCAGCGTGGCTTCGGCTTGGTTCGGGCTAGAAGGCCGCAATGCGAGAGAGCGCGGCTTTGGCTGGGTGATGCTGGGTGTTGGATGCGCATTGGGCTTTATGACTAAGGGCTTCCTAGCTTGGTTATTGCCGATGATCGTAGTCTTACCGTACGCGGTGCTCAAAGGTCGCTGGCGGGTATTGCTCAAGGGGGGGACGTTGGCGGTTCTGATTGCCATCCTACTCAGCCTGCCGTGGATTCTGGCGGTCAACCATCGCGAGTCGGATTTCTGGAATTTCTTCTTCTGGAACGAGAATATCCGCCGCTTCTCCGGTAACGATGCTCAGCACGCGGCACCCTTCTGGTTCTTCCTGCCTATCCTGTTCGCCGGCACCCTGCCATGGCCTTTGTTGGTAATCCCCAGCCTGAAGCGAGCCTGGGCCGAGCGGAGCGACAGAAATATCGTGTTTTTAGCGTTGTGGTTTGCCATGCCGTTCCTGTTTTTCAGTCTGAGCAAGGGCAAGCTGCCGACCTATATTCTTCCATGCTTCACGCCGTTCGCACTGCTGATGGCCAATACGCTAGTGGACAAACTGCGACAGGGCGACCTGCGAGCCTTGCGCGCCAACGGCTTGTTCAACGTGGCCCTCGGCAGTCTGTCGCTGCTTAGCTTGATCGGTCTGGAACTGGTGAATCCGGTATTTGAAGGTCATACCCTGCGCTTGGTTGGCGCGGCAGTCGTCTGCCTGGTCTGGGCATTGTGTGGTTTTCTACAATGGAAGCGAGCCGCTAAGCATTGGTACGCGCCAGCGCTGGCCATCTGGGTATTGATCGCTATCCTGCCAAACTCGATGCCACAAGTAATCGTCGACAACAAAATGCCAGACCAATTCATTGCTCAACACCTGGAACAACTGCAAGGCACCAAGTCCCTGCTTAGTAATAGCCTGGGAACTGCATCGGCCTTGGCCTGGCGCCTGAACCGGACTGATGTGACTCTGCTTGATGTCGAGGGTGAGCTACGTTACGGGCTTGGATACGCTGATGCACAAGACCGCCGCGTCTTATCCAAAGACGTAGCTGAATGGCTGAAAAAGCAGATGAAGCTGGGCTCTGTCGGGATAGTGCTGAAAGAGTCCGATAAAGCTGATAAAGAGCAGCTCCCGTCATGGCTTCCCGATGGTGCGAAGCTCTTCCGAGAGAATAATCTGCTCATCGTAATCACTCCCTAG
- a CDS encoding haloacid dehalogenase type II, translating into MVKAIAFDIYGTLIDTQGVLGQLTQLIGEKALIVAKTWRQKQLEYSFRRGLMRDYCDFSICTRQALIFACREQSIELDSVSIQLLMDTYSELEAFADVSGALEEMVNSGLHLYAFSNGSQQAVERLLQHAHVREFFTGIVSVESVRSFKPAPEVYDHLIGICKLPAAEVCLVSSNPFDVLGAMHSGLKCAWVNRDPAVQFDPWGVEPHLILDGLTNAGHKLQNIK; encoded by the coding sequence ATGGTCAAGGCAATTGCATTCGATATCTACGGAACGTTGATCGACACTCAAGGTGTGCTAGGTCAATTGACCCAGTTGATAGGTGAAAAAGCGCTAATTGTGGCGAAAACCTGGCGACAAAAACAGCTGGAATACAGCTTCCGCAGAGGACTGATGCGTGATTACTGCGACTTTTCTATCTGTACCCGCCAAGCATTGATCTTCGCCTGTCGTGAACAGTCGATAGAACTTGATAGTGTTAGCATCCAATTGCTTATGGACACCTACTCAGAACTTGAAGCTTTCGCCGATGTAAGCGGCGCGCTTGAAGAGATGGTAAACAGTGGCTTGCATTTGTACGCGTTTTCAAATGGTAGTCAGCAAGCTGTCGAGCGGCTGCTACAGCATGCCCACGTCCGCGAATTCTTCACGGGTATCGTAAGTGTGGAGTCAGTACGCTCTTTTAAACCGGCTCCAGAAGTATATGACCATCTCATTGGCATCTGTAAACTGCCAGCCGCAGAAGTCTGTTTGGTGTCGAGTAATCCTTTTGATGTTTTGGGGGCAATGCATTCAGGCTTGAAGTGTGCGTGGGTGAATCGTGACCCGGCGGTGCAGTTTGATCCCTGGGGAGTTGAACCGCATCTGATCCTGGATGGTTTAACTAATGCGGGCCACAAACTGCAAAATATTAAATAA